From Medicago truncatula cultivar Jemalong A17 chromosome 7, MtrunA17r5.0-ANR, whole genome shotgun sequence, a single genomic window includes:
- the LOC11430027 gene encoding uncharacterized protein: protein MDDCCAVCAEPLEWVAYGPCLHREVCSTCVARLRFICDDRRCCICKTECNLIFVTKALGDYTRVINDFSSLPSEVREGKVGPYWYHEDMNAFFDDVDHYKMIKAMCRLSCSECDKMEEQQNDGSRRQRFRNIGQLKGHLFHRHKLHMCSLCLEGRKVFICEQKLYTRTQLNQHISTGDSDVDGSESERGGFMGHPMCEFCRTPFYGDNELYTHMSTEHYTCHICQRQHPGQFEYYKNYDDLEIHFRQQHFLCEDEACLAKKFIVFQSESEMKRHNATEHGGRMSRSKRNAALQIPTSFRYRHNNEQDQRRGRGRIFRRDHSENQLSMAIEASLETANAEQTYREPTSSNGPIAYDDGDAHIDSIVNPFESLATADSESTSRYRQALGHSSKPLVDSSFPPLPGQERSKHESEGSSSNTMAARLRRHGNRNVSVINSGNAWSVPSRGPVQPSQSKKTTNRALGGSQNSGQMKTVINSGLPASSFANSIQAAHRTAHGKLPAGPSRDTRDNEKIVHSASAPNLVENNPVGVSISDFPPVSAAQVSKLPTSSQPPLNVENVQSANKSLVEKIRSALDFDEDRYTVFKDISAQYRQGTIDTDTYVDCVQQFGLFHLVPELARLCPDARKQRELVESYNAGLQRNAFQENDGVYGGASTHRKDKNVDKKGKGKSLDVRRSNSTDRLADSFLSSVHQLQSSYKPSEEKLEVLSKGAYRTDKGKLKIEPQIQTNSSSQLKTKLGGQTETSNGSLSNQNKEDGGGGNKQRKKASKFLRVRLGDGSASALLDLENSRTTSDPGTTDTLNGNNNDSGVGLPVRGVWRKGGGQKLFP, encoded by the exons ATGGATGATTGCTGTGCTGTCTGCGCCGAACCATTGGAATGGGTTGCGTACGGACCTTGTTTGCATCGTGAGGTTTGCTCCACCTGCGTTGCTCGTCTCCGTTTCATTTGTGATGATCGACGTTGCTGCATCTGTAAGACCGAATGTAATCTCATCTTTGTTACCAAG GCTCTTGGAGATTATACAAGGGTGATCAATGACTTTTCATCCCTGCCGTCTGAGGTGAGGGAAGGGAAGGTTGGACCGTACTGGTACCATGAGGATATGAATGCATTTTTCGATGACGTGGACCATTACAAGATGATCAAGGCTATGTGCAGGCTTTCTTGCAGTGAATGCGACAAGATGGAGGAGCAACAAAATGATGGTTCAAGGCGACAAAGGTTTAGGAATATAGGGCAGCTGAAGGGTCACTTATTCCATCGTCATAAGTTGCATATGTGCAGTTTGTGTTTGGAGGGAAGGAAG GTGTTTATATGTGAGCAAAAACTATATACTAGAACCCAGTTGAATCAACACATAAGCACAGGTGACTCCGACGTGGATGGAAGTGAGAGTGAGAGAGGTGGTTTTATGGGGCATCCTATGTGTGAATTTTGCAGAACCCCGTTTTATGGGGACAATGAACTGTACACACACATGTCTACGGAACATTATACTTGTCATATATGCCAAAG GCAGCACCCGGGACAATTTGAATACTATAAGAATTATGATGACCTTGAG ATCCACTTCCGACAACAACATTTCTTATGTGAAGATGAGGCTTGCCTTGCCaagaaatttattgtttttcaatCTGAATCAGAGATGAAG AGACATAATGCTACGGAACATGGAGGGCGTATGTCACGGTCAAAGCGTAATGCTGCTCTTCAG ATACCAACTAGTTTTCGATATAGACACAATAATGAACAGGATCAACGCCGTGGAAGAGGCCGGATATTTCGTCGTGATCATTCTGAAAATCAACTTTCCATGGCCATTGAAGCCAGTTTGGAGACTGCTAATGCTGAGCAGACATATCGTGAGCCAACTTCAAGTAATGGGCCAATTGCTTATGATGACGGAGATGCACATATTGATTCCATCGTTAATCCGTTTGAATCATTAGCTACTGCAGATTCTGAAtcaacatcaagataccgtcagGCCTTAGGGCACAGCTCTAAACCTCTGGTAGACTCTTCCTTTCCTCCACTTCCTGGCCAGGAAAGGTCCAAACACGAGTCTGAAGGTTCATCTAGCAATACCATGGCTGCACGTTTACGTCGGCATGGCAACAGAAATGTATCTGTTATTAATTCTGGAAATGCCTGGTCTGTACCAAGTCGTGGACCTGTACAACCTTCGCAATCTAAAAAGACAACAAATCGTGCTCTTGGAGGGTCTCAAAATTCTGGCCAGATGAAGACAGTAATTAACAGTGGACTTCCAGCATCAAGTTTTGCTAATTCTATTCAAGCTGCACATAGAACTGCTCACGGTAAACTACCTGCTGGTCCATCGAGGGACACACGTGACAATGAAAAAATTGTTCACTCTGCATCAGCTCCAAACCTCGTTGAGAACAACCCTGTTGGAGTTTCAATTTCTGATTTTCCTCCAGTTTCTGCTGCACAAGTGAGCAAGTTACCTACAAGTAGCCAGCCTCCGCTGAATGTGGAGAATGTTCAGTCTGCCAATAAGTCCTTGGTTGAAAAGATTCGTAGTGCGCTTGATTTTGACGAAGATAGATACACTGTATTTAAAGACATATCTGCTCAATATCGCCAAGGCACAATAGATACTGATACATATGTGGACTGTGTCCAGCAGTTTGGCCTGTTTCATCTTGTACCTGAGCTGGCAAGACTATGCCCGGATGCTCGGAAGCAGAGAGAACTTGTGGAGTCTTACAATGCTGGTTTGCAAAGAAACGCTTTCCAAGAAAATGACGGGGTTTATGGCGGCGCTAGCACCCATCGCAAGGACAAAAATGTCGACAAGAAAGGTAAAGGTAAGTCGTTAGATGTTAGGCGGAGTAACTCCACTGATAGATTAGCAGATAGCTTTTTAAGCAGTGTTCATCAACTACAGTCAAGTTATAAACCTTCAGAAGAGAAGCTGGAGGTGCTATCAAAGGGTGCTTATCGCACTGACAAAGGTAAATTAAAAATTGAGCCGCAGATTCAAACAAACTCTAGTAGTCAACTTAAGACTAAGCTTGGTGGGCAGACTGAAACTTCAAATGGCAGTTTATCTAATCAAAATAAGGAGGATGGGGGTGGTGGGAACAAGCAACGCAAGAAAGCTTCCAAGTTCCTCAGAGTGCGCCTTGGTGATGGTTCTGCTTCGGCCCTTCTAGATCTTGAAAACTCACGGACCACTTCTGATCCTGGAACAACAGACACTTTAAATGGCAACAATAATGATTCTGGAGTTGGGCTGCCTGTACGAGGTGTTTGGCGAAAGGGGGGAGGTCAAAAACTCTTCCCCTGA